The proteins below come from a single Faecalibaculum rodentium genomic window:
- a CDS encoding DUF4234 domain-containing protein yields MKCKVCGKENEAGATVCADCGSPLEEALYEETTAETPDSSWYYVSDGQSLGPYTEADMRGFLAGNVIDRSTYVWKNGMPDWKHLEDTELAVYLQRQSAYDQQAQYGGQNQTGGNTYNTYNTYNNYSSTLVPRSVKERGLLTCVLLSFVTCSIYQWYWIYAMAKDINDLAAAQDKPRGCDPMVALLMSIISCGLYTIYFFWREGRVLASLDYPNYKPSNDTTVLTILALFTPLISSVILQSDINDIVRYGE; encoded by the coding sequence ATGAAATGCAAAGTATGCGGAAAAGAAAATGAAGCCGGTGCAACTGTGTGCGCCGACTGCGGGTCCCCCCTCGAAGAGGCCCTGTATGAAGAAACCACAGCGGAAACACCGGATTCCTCGTGGTATTACGTAAGTGACGGACAGAGCCTGGGACCCTATACCGAGGCTGATATGCGGGGGTTCCTCGCCGGGAATGTCATTGACCGTTCCACCTATGTCTGGAAAAACGGAATGCCCGACTGGAAGCACCTGGAAGACACCGAACTGGCGGTCTATCTGCAGAGACAGTCGGCCTATGATCAGCAGGCGCAGTATGGCGGCCAGAATCAGACCGGGGGCAACACCTACAATACGTACAACACCTACAACAATTACAGCAGCACGCTGGTACCGCGTTCGGTCAAGGAACGGGGGCTGCTCACCTGTGTCCTGCTGTCCTTCGTGACCTGCAGCATCTACCAGTGGTACTGGATCTATGCCATGGCCAAGGACATCAACGATCTCGCTGCCGCGCAGGACAAGCCCCGGGGCTGCGATCCCATGGTGGCGCTGCTCATGAGCATCATTTCCTGCGGCCTGTACACGATTTACTTCTTCTGGAGAGAAGGCCGTGTCCTGGCCTCCCTGGATTATCCCAACTACAAGCCGTCCAACGATACGACAGTTCTGACGATCCTGGCACTCTTCACACCGCTGATTTCCAGTGTGATCCTGCAGAGCGACATCAACGACATCGTCCGCTACGGTGAATAG
- the rfbD gene encoding dTDP-4-dehydrorhamnose reductase: protein MKILVTGYKGQLGYDVVNEAQKRGIEAVGVDINEMDITNPQQVRDVITEGNYDAVVHCAAWTAVDKAEEPELFEKVRAVNAMGPKYISDICRELDIPVMYFSTDYVFDGEGDTPWNEYDEFEPLNVYGVTKGEGEKYIVENPKHFIIRIAWVFGKNGNNFIKTMLRLGKERGAVSVVNDQIGLPTYTYDLAKLVVDMIQTEEYGTYHATNSGEYISWYDFAKEIFRQAGMDVEVTPVDSSQFPAKARRPHNSRMNQTELDKHGFDRLPSWQDALSRYLEVLK, encoded by the coding sequence ATGAAAATTCTCGTTACTGGTTATAAGGGCCAGCTGGGCTATGATGTGGTAAATGAAGCCCAGAAGAGAGGTATTGAAGCAGTCGGTGTCGATATTAATGAAATGGACATTACCAATCCACAACAGGTACGTGACGTAATCACAGAAGGAAACTATGATGCTGTGGTGCATTGTGCTGCCTGGACAGCTGTGGACAAGGCAGAAGAACCTGAACTTTTTGAAAAGGTCAGAGCAGTCAATGCGATGGGTCCAAAGTACATATCCGACATTTGTCGGGAACTGGACATTCCAGTGATGTATTTCTCCACCGACTATGTCTTCGATGGGGAAGGGGACACTCCCTGGAATGAATACGATGAATTCGAACCTTTGAATGTCTATGGCGTAACCAAAGGTGAGGGGGAGAAATATATTGTTGAGAACCCTAAACATTTCATCATCCGAATTGCCTGGGTATTTGGAAAAAACGGCAACAACTTCATAAAGACTATGTTGCGTTTAGGTAAAGAACGCGGAGCTGTTTCTGTGGTAAACGATCAGATTGGCCTGCCGACCTATACCTATGATTTGGCGAAACTGGTTGTAGATATGATCCAGACAGAAGAGTATGGTACATATCACGCCACAAACTCTGGTGAATACATTTCCTGGTATGATTTCGCGAAGGAAATCTTCCGGCAGGCTGGAATGGATGTGGAGGTGACCCCTGTAGATTCTTCCCAGTTCCCGGCAAAGGCCAGACGTCCTCACAATTCAAGGATGAATCAGACCGAGCTGGATAAACATGGATTTGATCGTCTGCCATCCTGGCAGGATGCTTTGTCACGATATCTGGAAGTACTCAAATAA
- the ltrA gene encoding group II intron reverse transcriptase/maturase, protein MNQTRLIQPEDLSTQEIFSMENLTNACRQVRRNNGAAGVDGVKARELPVCPGEYWEQLREQILDRSYKPLPAKRTDIPKPDGSMRGLNVPAARDRVVQACLASYLDYRKDFEMSNSSYGFRKNRRCEQAILKGLEFMNDGYDWIVDIDLRKFFDTVDQDRLIRLIDNLFHNRDVTSLTRKFVRAGVMIDGRLVRTERGIPQGGPLSPVLANIYLDQADKELESRGLRFTRYADDMLIYVKSEAAANRVMKSFSNYLEKKLKLEVNASKSKVARPDEVKYLGFGFKRNKREWKAIPHEKSIHEFEQKIMKLTKRNWSVSLEERIEKINQVIRGWNNYFRCAWLYKETVRKLDSKLRRRIRAIIWKQWKSIRKKEESLVRLGCPRDKAHSYACARQGYVRCATTFLNKYIRNIHLKKKGLLSMEEYFDTVAERFMKTFVRTAQCRTARWVV, encoded by the coding sequence ATGAACCAGACCAGACTGATACAGCCGGAAGACCTGAGCACTCAGGAAATCTTCTCCATGGAGAACCTGACCAATGCGTGCAGACAGGTACGACGAAACAACGGAGCGGCGGGAGTAGATGGGGTCAAAGCCAGAGAACTCCCTGTGTGCCCCGGAGAGTACTGGGAACAGTTGCGGGAACAGATACTGGACCGCAGCTATAAACCACTGCCAGCCAAAAGGACCGATATCCCGAAACCGGATGGGAGCATGCGGGGACTGAATGTCCCGGCAGCCAGAGACAGAGTCGTGCAGGCTTGTCTGGCAAGCTATCTGGATTACAGGAAGGACTTCGAGATGAGCAACAGCTCATACGGGTTCAGGAAGAACAGGAGATGTGAACAGGCGATACTGAAAGGCCTCGAGTTCATGAACGACGGGTATGACTGGATCGTCGACATCGACCTGAGGAAATTCTTCGATACGGTAGACCAGGACAGACTGATCCGCCTGATAGACAACCTGTTCCATAACAGGGACGTCACGTCGCTGACAAGGAAGTTCGTCAGAGCGGGAGTCATGATAGACGGAAGGCTTGTCAGGACAGAAAGAGGCATCCCGCAGGGAGGGCCGCTTTCGCCGGTACTGGCCAACATCTATCTGGACCAGGCAGACAAGGAACTGGAAAGCAGAGGGCTGAGATTCACGAGATACGCAGACGATATGCTCATCTATGTGAAATCGGAAGCCGCCGCCAACAGAGTGATGAAGTCATTCAGCAACTATCTTGAAAAGAAGCTGAAGCTGGAAGTGAATGCTTCAAAATCGAAAGTGGCCAGACCGGATGAAGTGAAATATCTGGGGTTTGGCTTCAAAAGGAACAAAAGGGAATGGAAGGCGATACCGCATGAGAAGTCCATTCATGAGTTCGAGCAGAAGATAATGAAGCTGACAAAACGGAACTGGAGCGTATCTCTTGAGGAGAGGATTGAAAAAATCAATCAGGTCATCAGGGGATGGAACAATTATTTCAGGTGTGCATGGCTGTATAAAGAAACGGTGCGCAAACTGGACAGCAAGCTCCGGAGAAGAATCAGGGCCATCATCTGGAAGCAGTGGAAAAGCATCAGGAAAAAAGAAGAGAGCCTTGTCAGGCTGGGATGTCCCAGAGACAAGGCTCACTCATATGCGTGTGCTCGGCAGGGATATGTCAGGTGCGCAACTACATTCCTGAACAAGTATATCAGAAATATACACCTGAAGAAGAAAGGCCTTCTATCCATGGAGGAATACTTCGATACGGTGGCAGAAAGGTTCATGAAAACATTTGTACGAACCGCCCAGTGCCGAACGGCACGCTGGGTGGTGTGA
- a CDS encoding RICIN domain-containing protein, with product MKRKDILMLTASMMGIASGWAVLNDQVYAMTDEEPLPRFEEAVSEDKNIADDSIVLPEAPAEPTAVTEQSADTELADPAAIDGKAANLTDKSSPEKPAVPTETEKTDEDAAASDNVDDTDGSVSSEDSDEISPEAKGDKNDSLTAEPGDQAALTEAKLNVAKAPLRAAAGPTNGWVNNKYYVNGVVSTGETTIGQDRYLFDNAGNALKGFMYYDGRLLYCASNGKIQTGSFTVDKQTFTADSTGAINSMNCQNIPYYNQLDPRWSGYVIGQGTMGSTACTMMSLTTVVNYFNNTNYSPVDIAIDCHNAGYYNGRVPGTIASVWKYASNKYGLTYKEGLTLNSIAQSLLEGNIVVGGVGYSRWCPWYGSTHQIYLTGYRNGQVQVYDPYQTSQCGWFSLNDIWNVKSTDPDDNLNNGPFFALGKRNIATIHSSLAAYGTVVIGDQAYTGSAVRGNPIVGFYQNGSYVQLQEGRDYTVSYANNTNAGEARITVTGKGFYKGTISRTFYIVNNVIRDSTYTLQSSGNTSLVMDVINASKSSGAQLQIYADNNTLGQQYVIKRQANGYYTIQNKNSGLYLTSDADWRKIENGLKLTQQRYKNSGSCLWMIRATSNGYVISSSINSQYVLDVTGGYFTNNSKLQLYTRNGTKAQAWKLMDLELIAREIDQLAAANKDVVNDGYYIIRSTLNPNQVLDASNAGTANGTNIQIYTSNGTEAQLFQVSHSGNFLKITNTNSGKVLDIAGGARHPGSNIRLFDWNGSKAQLWIAVQTNDGVKLVSALDKNLVMDLFMARTTNTNNVWVYSDNNTRAQRWEFSKAEDPRTRLDKMALSGKRLINEGIYEIHSAVNSRYNLDVFMGYTNNRTNIQLYADNDTSAQRWVISFDDKGYATIKNQKSGHCLSLASNSVQSGTNILQSSGSTYSQKWIFKKNGNFIQIASAWNDRYVIDLSGAHAVNGRNIQLYANNGSNAQNWQFVKISSFSGAAAGDISDTATKPINPIKADYWNGQVLTPKLGIVEGPSGNESYYNLNMNGVLRIMRSIGNNDEYWLREDGVKMLGKYVMVAANLETRPRGSLIKTTLGMAIVCDTGDFVKKDPMQLDIAVGWKKDKETGTYYIDAL from the coding sequence ATGAAGAGAAAAGACATATTGATGCTGACAGCTTCCATGATGGGCATTGCCAGTGGCTGGGCAGTGTTGAACGATCAAGTATACGCAATGACCGACGAAGAGCCTCTTCCGCGGTTCGAAGAAGCGGTGTCCGAAGATAAAAATATTGCCGATGATTCGATAGTCCTTCCCGAAGCCCCTGCTGAACCAACAGCCGTCACTGAACAGTCTGCCGATACGGAATTGGCTGATCCTGCCGCCATTGACGGGAAAGCCGCAAATCTGACTGACAAGAGCAGTCCGGAAAAACCCGCTGTTCCGACAGAAACAGAAAAGACTGATGAAGATGCAGCAGCTTCCGATAATGTGGATGATACAGATGGTTCCGTTTCATCTGAAGACTCTGATGAAATATCTCCGGAAGCCAAAGGTGATAAAAATGACTCTCTGACCGCAGAACCAGGTGATCAGGCTGCTCTGACAGAGGCCAAGCTGAACGTTGCCAAAGCCCCTCTGCGCGCAGCTGCAGGTCCCACCAATGGATGGGTGAACAACAAATATTATGTAAACGGTGTCGTTTCAACCGGTGAAACCACAATTGGGCAGGACCGGTATCTGTTCGACAATGCGGGTAATGCCCTGAAGGGTTTCATGTACTATGACGGCAGACTCCTCTACTGTGCTTCCAATGGCAAAATCCAGACGGGCTCATTCACGGTGGATAAACAGACCTTCACCGCTGACAGCACAGGCGCAATCAACAGCATGAACTGTCAGAACATTCCCTATTATAATCAGCTGGATCCGCGATGGTCAGGCTATGTCATTGGCCAGGGGACCATGGGAAGCACAGCCTGCACGATGATGTCTTTGACCACCGTTGTCAATTATTTCAACAATACAAACTATTCTCCTGTGGACATTGCCATTGACTGTCACAACGCCGGGTACTACAACGGCAGAGTCCCCGGCACCATTGCCTCAGTATGGAAATATGCATCGAACAAGTATGGCCTGACATACAAGGAAGGGCTGACACTGAATTCCATAGCGCAGTCCCTGCTGGAAGGCAACATTGTCGTTGGCGGTGTGGGATACAGCCGCTGGTGTCCATGGTATGGTTCCACCCATCAGATTTACCTGACGGGCTACAGGAATGGACAGGTGCAGGTGTACGACCCTTATCAGACATCGCAGTGTGGCTGGTTCAGCCTGAATGACATCTGGAATGTGAAATCTACGGATCCTGATGACAACCTCAACAACGGCCCTTTCTTTGCACTGGGAAAAAGAAACATTGCCACCATCCATTCATCTCTTGCTGCCTATGGCACAGTCGTGATTGGTGACCAGGCCTATACCGGATCAGCAGTCAGGGGAAATCCGATTGTCGGTTTCTATCAGAACGGCAGCTATGTCCAGCTGCAGGAAGGCCGGGACTATACTGTCAGCTATGCCAACAATACCAATGCCGGAGAAGCACGGATTACAGTTACCGGTAAAGGTTTCTACAAGGGAACGATTTCCCGGACGTTTTATATTGTCAATAACGTGATTCGAGACTCAACATACACGCTTCAAAGCAGCGGGAATACGAGTCTTGTGATGGATGTTATAAATGCTTCCAAAAGTTCAGGGGCTCAACTGCAGATCTACGCTGACAACAATACTCTTGGTCAGCAATATGTCATCAAGCGTCAGGCAAATGGCTATTATACAATCCAGAACAAAAACTCCGGCCTTTATCTGACGAGTGACGCAGACTGGCGAAAAATAGAAAATGGATTGAAACTTACCCAGCAGAGATATAAAAATAGCGGATCTTGTCTATGGATGATCCGGGCCACATCCAATGGCTATGTAATTTCATCTTCCATAAACTCTCAGTACGTTCTGGATGTAACTGGCGGTTATTTCACAAACAACAGCAAACTTCAGCTTTATACCAGAAATGGCACCAAGGCTCAGGCATGGAAACTGATGGATCTGGAATTGATAGCCAGGGAGATTGATCAATTGGCCGCTGCCAATAAAGATGTGGTAAATGATGGATATTATATTATCCGGTCAACCTTAAACCCGAACCAGGTACTCGATGCCAGCAATGCAGGAACTGCAAATGGAACCAATATTCAGATTTATACCAGCAATGGTACTGAAGCACAGTTGTTTCAGGTTTCTCACTCAGGCAATTTCCTGAAGATCACCAATACAAATTCCGGTAAAGTCCTTGATATCGCTGGAGGAGCCAGACATCCGGGATCAAATATCCGGCTCTTTGACTGGAATGGTTCCAAAGCACAGCTGTGGATAGCAGTACAGACCAATGATGGTGTCAAACTCGTTTCTGCACTCGATAAGAACCTGGTTATGGATTTGTTTATGGCCAGAACGACAAACACGAACAACGTCTGGGTATACTCTGACAATAATACAAGAGCTCAAAGGTGGGAGTTCTCAAAGGCCGAAGATCCCAGAACACGATTGGACAAAATGGCCCTCAGTGGGAAAAGGCTAATCAATGAAGGTATTTATGAAATTCATTCTGCAGTAAATAGTCGATATAACCTCGATGTATTCATGGGGTATACAAACAACCGAACGAACATTCAACTGTATGCAGATAATGATACTAGTGCTCAAAGATGGGTGATCTCATTTGATGATAAAGGATATGCGACAATCAAAAATCAGAAGTCAGGTCATTGTTTGAGCCTTGCATCCAATTCTGTGCAAAGTGGAACCAACATTCTGCAGTCTTCCGGTTCGACGTACAGCCAGAAATGGATCTTCAAGAAGAACGGCAACTTCATTCAAATTGCCTCGGCATGGAACGATCGGTATGTGATTGACCTGTCTGGAGCTCATGCGGTCAATGGCCGCAATATTCAACTGTATGCGAATAACGGCAGCAATGCTCAGAACTGGCAGTTCGTTAAAATATCCTCATTCAGCGGAGCCGCAGCCGGTGACATCAGTGATACGGCTACAAAGCCGATCAACCCAATCAAAGCCGATTACTGGAATGGACAGGTCCTGACTCCAAAGCTGGGAATCGTGGAAGGCCCGTCAGGAAATGAGTCTTATTACAATCTGAACATGAACGGTGTTCTCAGAATTATGCGCAGCATTGGCAACAACGACGAATACTGGCTCAGAGAAGACGGAGTGAAAATGCTCGGTAAGTATGTGATGGTGGCGGCGAATCTGGAAACCCGTCCCCGGGGAAGTCTGATCAAAACTACACTGGGGATGGCTATCGTCTGCGATACAGGAGATTTTGTGAAGAAGGATCCAATGCAACTGGATATAGCTGTAGGCTGGAAGAAAGACAAAGAAACGGGCACCTACTATATCGATGCCCTGTAA
- the rfbB gene encoding dTDP-glucose 4,6-dehydratase encodes MKILVTGGAGFIGGNFVQYMVNKYPEDQIINLDALTYAGNLETLKSVEDKPNYKFVKGDIADREFIMDLFEKERPDVVVNFAAESHVDRSIEDPEIFVKTNVLGTTTLLDASVKYGVKRYHQVSTDEVYGDLPLDRPDLFFTEKTPLHTSSPYSSAKAAADLFVQAYHRTYGLPTTISRCSNNYGPYHFPEKLIPLIISRALNDETIPVYGTGENVRDWLHVHDHCTAIDLIIRNGKVGEVYNVGGHNERTNLEVVKTVLKALDKPESLITYVTDRKGHDMRYAIDPTKLERELGWEPEYTFDTGIPQTIQWYLDNKEWWENIISGEYQNYFKEMYVDKGRAEE; translated from the coding sequence ATGAAAATTTTAGTAACAGGCGGTGCCGGTTTTATCGGCGGTAACTTTGTACAGTACATGGTCAATAAATATCCAGAAGATCAAATTATCAATCTGGATGCTCTGACCTATGCAGGAAACCTGGAGACGCTGAAAAGTGTGGAAGACAAGCCCAACTATAAATTCGTAAAGGGCGACATTGCAGACCGGGAGTTCATCATGGATCTCTTCGAAAAGGAACGTCCGGACGTTGTGGTCAACTTTGCTGCAGAGTCACATGTAGACCGTTCCATTGAGGATCCTGAAATCTTTGTCAAAACCAACGTTCTGGGTACAACAACGCTGCTGGATGCATCTGTTAAGTACGGCGTAAAGCGGTATCACCAGGTTTCGACAGATGAAGTGTATGGTGATTTGCCGCTGGATCGCCCGGATCTGTTCTTCACCGAGAAAACTCCGCTGCACACAAGTTCTCCCTATTCCAGTGCCAAAGCTGCCGCTGATCTGTTTGTGCAGGCTTATCACCGAACCTATGGTCTGCCGACAACGATTTCCCGCTGCTCCAACAACTATGGCCCCTATCACTTCCCGGAAAAGCTGATTCCCCTGATCATTTCACGCGCACTGAATGATGAGACTATTCCTGTATATGGAACCGGCGAAAATGTCCGTGACTGGCTGCATGTCCATGATCATTGCACGGCCATCGATTTGATCATTCGAAACGGCAAAGTTGGGGAAGTCTACAATGTGGGAGGGCACAATGAACGAACCAACCTGGAAGTTGTCAAGACAGTCCTGAAAGCTCTCGACAAACCGGAAAGTCTGATCACATATGTGACGGACCGGAAAGGCCACGATATGCGGTATGCAATCGACCCGACAAAGCTGGAAAGAGAACTGGGGTGGGAGCCTGAATATACATTTGATACCGGTATTCCCCAGACCATCCAGTGGTATCTCGACAACAAAGAATGGTGGGAAAACATCATTTCTGGAGAGTATCAGAACTACTTCAAGGAAATGTATGTAGACAAAGGACGGGCTGAAGAATAA
- a CDS encoding LTA synthase family protein yields MWIAVLTVSLILYILLNIILYASYYFTSQLSLGSFAQVLYTMQNSMSGSESTWSEAVGGFFVRQWPWLLLGILVYAGLLWLYLKQKKTGEAGNKTMKQLKTGFLGLVATLTALNGIYGYQLYNMFGIDKYNESQAKSSDLYENYYADPRTTKIEFPEKKRNLIYIICESMESTFADPSAGGGFKKSLIPELTKLAKENTDFSSDPKTLNGGLTPGNTGWTIAGITAQSMGIPLNVGNSDFNRNFEDESQFLPYVVGLGDILKEQGYSNFFMCGSEAEFAGRKNYYEQHGDYTIYDYNTAKKDKIIPQDYRVWWGMEDEKLFAYAEKELTEIAKKDEPFNITMLTVDTHFTGGYLCPDCPDDFENQYENVIRCSDHKVTEFVKWIQKQDFYKDTTIIIAGDHKSMDGMVNENIPEGYERKTFFTVINGPEYTLNTTRQYATLDIYPTIIEALGASIEGDRLGLGTSLYSRTPTLIEELGFEAFNEQLNQRSEFYDSVILNGDESKISKPDEENGDSKEEENYEQQETPVTITAQEYQENRDSFTDPGYVWTPPVQDPVYDPGITYPDPGTPEVPSEPSTGGDNTGTTTPPSGGDNTGGESGGTTPPESGGEGGNTGTNPPSGGDSGGTATPDPGGEGGGTNPPSIGGETGETGTTTPPADPGTAGQTETPQ; encoded by the coding sequence ATGTGGATCGCGGTTTTGACAGTGAGTCTGATACTGTACATCCTGTTGAATATCATCTTATATGCCAGCTACTACTTTACATCCCAGCTTTCCCTGGGCAGCTTCGCGCAGGTTCTGTATACCATGCAGAACTCCATGTCCGGATCGGAGAGTACCTGGTCGGAAGCGGTGGGTGGTTTTTTTGTCCGACAGTGGCCCTGGCTGCTGCTGGGCATACTGGTTTATGCCGGTTTGCTGTGGCTGTATCTGAAACAGAAAAAAACAGGCGAAGCGGGAAACAAAACCATGAAGCAGCTGAAGACCGGATTTCTTGGCCTGGTCGCCACGCTGACTGCTCTGAATGGTATTTACGGGTATCAGCTTTACAATATGTTCGGGATAGACAAATACAATGAAAGTCAGGCGAAGTCTTCGGACCTGTATGAGAATTATTATGCGGATCCAAGAACGACAAAGATTGAATTCCCTGAAAAAAAGCGCAATCTGATCTATATCATCTGCGAATCCATGGAGAGCACATTCGCAGATCCGTCAGCCGGTGGCGGATTCAAAAAGAGTCTGATTCCAGAGCTGACAAAACTGGCCAAGGAGAATACAGATTTTTCCAGTGATCCCAAAACGCTGAACGGTGGTCTGACACCGGGAAATACCGGCTGGACCATTGCAGGAATCACGGCACAGTCCATGGGAATTCCTTTGAATGTTGGAAATTCAGACTTCAACCGGAATTTTGAAGATGAGAGCCAGTTTCTGCCTTATGTGGTGGGACTGGGGGACATCCTGAAAGAACAGGGATACAGCAATTTCTTTATGTGCGGATCTGAGGCAGAATTTGCAGGGCGCAAAAACTACTATGAGCAGCACGGCGATTACACGATTTATGATTATAATACAGCCAAGAAAGACAAGATCATTCCCCAGGACTACCGTGTCTGGTGGGGGATGGAAGATGAAAAGCTGTTTGCCTATGCCGAAAAGGAACTGACCGAGATTGCAAAGAAAGACGAGCCTTTCAATATCACCATGCTTACGGTCGATACACATTTCACAGGGGGATACCTGTGTCCGGACTGTCCAGATGACTTTGAGAATCAATACGAAAATGTCATTCGCTGTTCGGATCACAAGGTCACGGAATTTGTAAAATGGATCCAGAAGCAGGATTTCTATAAAGACACCACAATCATCATCGCCGGGGATCACAAAAGCATGGATGGCATGGTGAATGAAAACATTCCGGAAGGTTACGAGCGGAAGACCTTCTTTACTGTCATCAACGGTCCGGAGTATACACTGAACACAACCCGGCAATATGCCACGCTGGATATATATCCAACGATCATAGAAGCGCTCGGGGCTTCCATAGAGGGAGACCGCCTGGGTCTTGGGACCAGTCTTTACAGCAGGACTCCCACCCTGATTGAAGAGCTTGGCTTTGAGGCATTCAATGAACAGCTCAATCAGCGCTCAGAGTTCTATGATTCTGTCATCCTGAATGGGGACGAATCGAAGATTTCCAAACCGGATGAGGAGAACGGAGACTCAAAAGAAGAAGAGAATTACGAACAGCAGGAAACACCGGTCACCATCACAGCCCAGGAATATCAGGAAAACCGTGACAGTTTCACGGACCCCGGCTATGTCTGGACCCCGCCTGTACAGGATCCGGTATACGATCCTGGAATCACATACCCTGATCCGGGAACACCGGAAGTACCCTCTGAACCTTCCACAGGCGGCGACAATACAGGGACCACAACTCCGCCGTCCGGGGGTGATAACACTGGAGGTGAATCCGGTGGAACAACGCCGCCTGAGTCAGGGGGAGAGGGAGGCAATACAGGCACCAATCCACCTTCAGGTGGAGATTCCGGAGGAACCGCAACCCCTGATCCGGGTGGTGAAGGAGGAGGAACCAATCCTCCTTCCATTGGCGGCGAGACTGGCGAAACCGGAACCACCACACCTCCGGCGGATCCCGGAACGGCCGGTCAGACAGAAACGCCCCAATAA
- a CDS encoding LytR/AlgR family response regulator transcription factor, giving the protein MKRVIIISDEPAIRNQLAERVKAILGDQTKIRLQTGKDAALQIRDADLILIHTRMSRASSLEVAKRMKKENPAALLVFFSENQEDVDFILGSEFDSFLWLNDSEDRLPAMLQTFSRRYADRIEHFIRVKRRNRRQLLPKNRILYVERDYRKIIFHMEDGELVSVYSTMDEVLQELDDSYLRIHNSYVVQEKAIRELHRDFLKLKDGSLIPVSRTYAARAKQRIFPDLKA; this is encoded by the coding sequence ATGAAGAGAGTGATCATCATTTCTGACGAACCGGCCATCCGAAATCAGCTGGCTGAACGCGTGAAGGCCATATTGGGGGATCAGACAAAGATCCGGCTGCAGACCGGCAAAGATGCCGCTTTGCAGATCCGGGATGCTGATCTGATTCTGATTCACACCCGCATGTCCCGCGCCTCGTCTCTGGAAGTCGCAAAACGAATGAAAAAGGAAAACCCCGCAGCACTGCTGGTATTTTTCTCCGAAAACCAGGAAGATGTGGATTTCATCCTGGGGTCGGAGTTTGACAGCTTTCTGTGGCTGAATGATTCAGAGGACCGGCTGCCTGCGATGCTTCAGACTTTCTCCAGACGATATGCGGACCGAATCGAGCATTTCATCCGGGTCAAGCGTCGCAACCGGCGACAGCTGCTGCCCAAAAACAGGATCCTGTATGTGGAGCGGGATTACCGGAAAATCATTTTTCACATGGAAGACGGGGAGCTGGTTTCGGTGTATTCCACCATGGATGAAGTTCTGCAGGAACTGGATGATTCCTATCTTCGGATCCACAACAGCTATGTGGTGCAGGAAAAAGCCATCCGTGAGCTGCACCGGGATTTTCTCAAGCTCAAGGATGGTTCGCTGATTCCAGTCAGCCGGACCTATGCAGCCAGGGCAAAACAAAGGATTTTTCCGGATCTGAAGGCCTGA